In Phaseolus vulgaris cultivar G19833 chromosome 10, P. vulgaris v2.0, whole genome shotgun sequence, a single genomic region encodes these proteins:
- the LOC137818809 gene encoding linoleate 9S-lipoxygenase 1-like, with translation MFKGNTSKVHQVKGTVVLMSKNALDFNKDGATAIFSPDFSIKLISSNRVDGHKNGKVGKETSRDKNQPASSLPTLGEGKTAFNISFKLDESFGIPGAFYIKNLKQPEFFLVTLTLDIPDHGTIHFVCNSWVYKAQKDRIFFANKTYLPDTTPTAFKKYREDELKSLRGEGKEKGKRQEHERIYDYDVYNDLGNPDKSDDLARPVLGDSSAYPYPRRGRTGRDKTKKDPKSETPASGDTYIPRDEKIGHLKSSDFLTNGIKSLAQNVLPQFQSAIALDPEFDNFNDVRGLFKDGLPLLTDAIRTISQTPVIKEIFQIDGEKVKFPPPHVIQNGESWMTDEEFGREMLAGVHPCRIQRLQEFPPTSKLDASVYGDQTSKITKKNLQINLGKLTVEKALKDNRLFILDYHDAFLPFLRKINGLPNTKCYATRTILFLKDDGTLKPLAIELSLPHAEGDRCGANSRVILPAHQGAERTIWQLSKAYVVVNDSCYHQLVSHWLNTHAIMEPFVIATNRHLSVLHPIHKLLSPHYRDTMNVNGVARQSLINAGGLIEQSFLPGKYALEMSSAAYKNWVFTDQALPEDLVKRGMAVKDSSNLLQLVIKDYPYAVDGLKIWSAILNWVTKYVSFYYSDRVGEDRELESWWKEVVKEGHGDLKDKPWWPTKLNTRQNLIHICSTIIWIASAQHAAVNFGQYPYGDHILNRPTLTRRLIPDPGTKEYNELSTNHEKAYLKTITKKHEALVNLSVIAILSRHASDEVYLGQRDNPNWTDDEKVLKAFKHFGGELKKIENEILERNNNSSLRNRVKMPYTVLLPTSEEGLTFRGIPNSISI, from the exons ATGTTTAAGGGCAATACCTCAAAGGTTCACCAAGTGAAGGGGACAGTGGTTTTGATGAGCAAGAATGCATTGGACTTCAACAAAGATGGTGCCACTGCCATCTTCAGCCCTGACTTTTCCATAAAGCTTATCAGTTCTAACAGGGTTGATG GGCATAAGAATGGGAAGGTTGGAAAGGAAACCTCTCGGGACAAAAATCAACCTGCTTCTTCGTTACCAACCTTGGGAGAGGGAAAAACTGcattcaatatttcttttaaattggaTGAAAGTTTTGGAATTCCAGGAGCATTCTACATCAAAAATTTAAAGCAACCTGAGTTTTTCCTTGTGACTCTCACTCTTGACATTCCAGATCATGGAACCATTCACTTTGTTTGCAACTCATGGGTTTACAAAGCACAGAAGGATCGTATTTTCTTTGCAAACAAG ACGTATCTTCCAGATACAACTCCAACTGCTTTTAAAAAGTACAGAGAAGATGAATTGAAAAGTCTGAGAGGAGagggaaaagaaaaaggaaagcgCCAAGAACATGAAAGGATTTATGATTATGATGTGTATAATGATTTGGGCAACCCAGACAAGAGTGATGATCTAGCTCGTCCTGTTCTTGGAGATTCTAGTGCCTATCCATACCCTCGCAGGGGAAGAACTGGAAgagacaaaacaaaaaaag ACCCTAAGAGTGAGACACCAGCCAGCGGCGACACTTACATTCCAAGAGATGAAAAAATTGGTCACTTGAAGTCATCAGACTTTCTTACAAATGGAATAAAGTCCTTGGCTCAAAATGTCTTACCTCAATTTCAATCTGCAATTGCTTTAGATCCTGAGTTTGATAACTTTAATGACGTTCGTGGACTCTTCAAAGATGGACTTCCTCTTCTTACAGACGCAATCAGAACAATTAGCCAAACACCAGTGATAAAGGAAATCTTCCAGATTGATGGTGAAAAAGTCAAGTTTCCACCACCTCATGTCATCCAAA ATGGTGAGTCATGGATGACTGATGAAGAATTTGGAAGAGAGATGCTTGCTGGTGTTCATCCTTGCCGAATTCAGCGTCTTCAA GAGTTCCCTCCAACGAGCAAGCTAGATGCTTCTGTGTATGGTGATCAAACTAGCAAAATTACCAAAAAAAATTTGCAGATCAACCTTGGTAAACTCACCGTGGAAAAG GCATTGAAAGATAACCGATTGTTCATATTAGATTACCATGATGCATTCTTACCATTTCTGAGGAAGATCAATGGCCTACCCAACACAAAGTGTTATGCCACAAGGACAATCCTTTTCTTGAAAGATGATGGCACATTGAAGCCATTGGCTATTGAATTAAGTCTACCACATGCTGAGGGAGATAGGTGTGGTGCTAATAGTAGAGTTATCTTGCCTGCACACCAAGGCGCTGAAAGAACAATTTGGCAATTGTCCAAGGCTTATGTTGTTGTAAATGACTCATGTTATCATCAACTTGTGAGCCACTG GTTAAACACTCATGCCATAATGGAGCCATTTGTCATAGCAACAAATAGGCATCTCAGTGTGCTCCACCCTATTCATAAACTTCTATCACCACACTATCGTGACACCATGAATGTTAATGGAGTTGCACGACAATCACTTATCAACGCAGGTGGCCTTATTGAGCAATCCTTTTTGCCTGGAAAATACGCTTTGGAAATGTCTTCAGCAGCTTACAAGAATTGGGTTTTCACTGATCAAGCCCTTCCTGAAGATCTCGTCAAGAG AGGAATGGCAGTTAAGGATTCATCAAATCTCCTTCAACTTGTGATAAAGGACTACCCTTATGCTGTTGATGGACTAAAGATATGGAGTGCTATTCTGAATTGGGTTACAAAGTATGTCTCCTTCTACTATTCAGATAGAGTTGGGGAAGACAGAGAACTCGAGTCTTGGTGGAAGGAGGTAGTTAAGGAGGGTCACGGTGACTTGAAAGACAAGCCATGGTGGCCAACAAAGTTGAACACTCGTCAAAATCTGATTCACATTTGCAGCACTATCATATGGATTGCTTCAGCTCAACATGCAGCTGTTAATTTTGGACAATACCCTTATGGAGATCACATCCTAAACCGTCCAACTCTAACCAGAAGATTGATCCCAGACCCAGGAACCAAAGAATATAATGAGCTGAGCACCAATCATGAAAAGGCTTATCtgaaaacaattacaaaaaaaCATGAGGCCCTTGTGAACCTTTCAGTGATAGCGATATTGTCAAGACATGCTTCTGATGAGGTCTATCTTGGACAGAGGGACAATCCAAATTGGACTGATGATGAAAAGGTTCTTAAAGCCTTTAAACATTTTGGAGGAGAACTgaaaaaaattgagaatgaGATCTTAGAAAGGAACAACAATTCAAGTCTCAGAAACCGTGTTAAGATGCCCTACACTGTGCTTCTTCCTACCAGTGAGGAAGGTCTCACTTTCAGAGGAATCCCCAACAGCATCTCTATTTAA